The nucleotide sequence TAATGCTAATCGGCGTTCAACCTGTCTCAGTGCTTTGTCATCTTCTGGCGTTGTGTTACGAAGCAGCTGTACATCTGCTGATAATTGATTCCAAACTTGCGCATTTCGATGCCCAAGTCCCAGCCTTAGAAGATTAGTAAACAAAATAGTCAGCTCCTCAGCAAGTAAATCCTGAAGAGTAGTTTTACCTATTTTTACGCTTTCATTTCTCAAGCGAAGCCCGTACTGAGTTAAATATGAAGACAGCTGCTCTTCGTAATCCTCAGGTCTTTGACGCACCAGAACGGAATAGTCCCTTGGATTCAATGATCTGCTTCGCATGTCACTCGCAATCCACTGCGCCAAGTAATTGGCCTCATGATCTACGTTACGACTAAAACAAATCCAAGCTGCATCACCAGAGACCTGACTGTGGTTACTTGTTTGAACCTCTCTAACCTCATGGTCAATAGCTTGTGCAATAACATGTTGTATCCTGACCAGTTCAGGAGAAGAGCGGTGATTAAGCAACAGCGGATATCGTTGTGCCGAAAAATCGGCCTCAAACTGATGAAACGCATCACCTCGGGCTCCTGCCCAACCCATGATCCTCTGCTTATAATCCCCCACAACCGTTACAGTTGTTTCACTATAACCGAAGGCTGACAACAGGAAATCATATTGACCATAAGTCGTATCTTGGAATTCATCCACAAAGACATATGGATACGTTGCTCTCAGAGCTCGCCGCACATGGTCATTGGTACGAATTATATATTCAGCCAGCCGATTTATTGTCATAAATGTCAGCTGTGATGGCTCTTCATCTCCGCAACTTACTTGTTCGGATAACCAATTATCATAAAGAGTCCGTTCCCCTATGTCGTGCGAAGCTAAACCAAGTCTCCTTGAGCCAACAAATGTAGACTCAAAAGTTATTGGGTTTATTCTGGCTATAGCATTCAACAATCCAGAGATATGACTATTTTTTTGCCGCTCTCTACCTAAAAAACAAGTTATCTGCTGGCGAGTTGCAAAAGTGACATCATATGGTTTTGTTGGTCTCCATTGTGGTGGCAACGCCATACGAAAACGGTCAACTATATTTTTAGAAAAAGCGTCGAAAGTCATCGAAACAAATCGCCTACCTAGCTCTTCTGGACACCGTTTTTCCACCCTATCTGCGAGAATTTTTGCAGCGTCGGTCTTGAATGATATGGCTAGAATTTTCTTGTTTGGTGGGCATAGGCCTGTCTCAAGTAGATATGCAGCCTTTTGCGCTAAAAACTCTGTCTTTCCCGCTCCAGGTCCAGCTATGACGCTTATGGATTCTCTTCGCCTTAGTGCTTGCCATGCATTTGGCTCAAGATCATCGATACCCTGGGGCTGCCAGTGCTCAGATTGAATAAACTTCACTTTCCCCCCTATCTCTGAAGGGCTGCGTGAATAGACTGAACCAAAGACCGCAATTCTTCTGGCGCGTTCTGAGCCAACTGAACTGACGGAATAGATCCAAGCACTCGGATGTGCGTGCTAGGCTTACCTCTTCCTAAAAACAGGTACCTGTACCAGCGCAAATTTTGCAGATCATCTGCATAAAATTCAGGACTTCCCTCGTCCCCCATAACTGCATTCCCAGGCTCACCACGATTAGATGGCCCGTTAGAACTTTCGTCTGGAGCAACGCAATATTGGTCAGGAAATGCCTTCAACATCGAATAATCAATATCTAATGGGCTTGAGAAGTAAACAGCATAGTGCCTGAGTGCGTTAACCCAAGAGCTAATGCTAGTCCAATCAGCAGCAGACCCGGTATCAAATGCAGCAAGATTATGCTGGTATCCTAACGGGTTGAGGTATTGCCCAAATATCTCACTTGGTTCTACCCCATACTCTATCAACTTGGAGACTGCGTTCTTAATCCTACCCCAGCCACCGCCGTGCCGCCCCCAATCCAGATCGAGTAATGTAATAAAAGGAATCTGTAAATCTGTTAGTAGACGCCACATGTGGTTTACATGGCGGCCCCCTAATGGAACCATGGCAACAAAAGACTTATCAATTGGTATTCCCATCGCTTCTGATATGGCAGGAAGAATTACCTCTTCTGAAGCCCCCTCCCCGAGAACCACGACCTTAGCAAAATACAATTCTGGATAGGCTCTCACCGCCTGCTGAATATACTTTGCAGCTTCATTCTCTTCATCGGGTAAAGTAAGTTGACGAACAACAGTGGTGTTTGATTCTGTTGCTAGCCTGAAGTGTCTTACTTGCTTTGGTTGGATCCTGGCGAGAATACTCGGCGAATGGCTAGATAGTACTGCTTGAGCTCTTAAGCCATGCACTAGGCTGCTGATCTGGCTAATAATTCGAGATAGATAGTATGGGGCTAGGTTATTCTCCGGCTCCTCAAGTGCCAAAATAGTCAATGAGGGCAAGGGCAAGTCTGCACCCAGAAAATCTTCACTCTCTGGTTGGGCTAAGATCTCGGTTTCAACATCAAGAGTGGCTGAAGTCATGGCGATGTGAAACAACGAACTTTGGCCATCACTTAGCTCATCAATGCTCCGATCGCGACCACTTTCATCAGGGTGCAGCAGTACCTCTACCTTACGAACAAATTCTTCAAAACGTAGGTCGACCGGACGAAACTTCGGTGTACTATCAGTTCCAGCAGAATGCAGCTCCTGCCAGCGGCCTGTGAGCTTTTCAGTAACGATACTAATCGCATTTTCACCCTCAAAGGATTCATTCAGCTCTGTAGCCTTTTGAGTAAAAGATGACCGTACTTGTTCTGACCAGTTAATAGCTTTCCAAAGCCGACCTTTCAGAAAGGCTGATACCTGGGAAGCTGCACATCGTGTGGCAGGTACGTAAATTAATTGGATTCGAGAACGATCCGCTGGGCGCACATTGTGAAAATCAGCATCTTCTGGCTCACCCCAGGTTGTAACCGCGCGGAACTGGCTCGTGATGTACCCATCTATTGAACCATCATCTTCCCATTGTGCGTCCAAACGCAAACGGCATTTCAGCTTGCCCCCCTCATCAGTCACGCTCATATGGTGAAAGAAGTCTGGTATCACGGAGTGGTCTCCGTCTTCATCATCCAGTTCAGGAAAGGCGACAATGGCTTCAAGCGTTAGAGTCCGCTTACTGGGGCTATCTTCTTCAGAAGAGGGAATGTGAAAATCCTGACGGCGAATCGTCCGTTGTTCATTTGAGATGCCAAACATGCGCTGTAAGGCCTGCATCAAGACCGTTTTCCCAGCACCATTTGCTCCAACCAAGGTGGTTAGATCCGGATCGACAGCTATGCTCTGGACCTCTGGTCCGAAGCTTCTAAAGTTCTGTAGTTTTATCCTCTCGATATGCACAGCAGATCCTCTCTCCTAAATACCCATATATTAGATGGGGTTTCTATTGCAAACTTTCAACTGACAAAGCACGGCCATGTGATCGCATATGGGGTACTGGATCAAATACGTCCACCTAACCTAGGGAAGACTATAATGAAAGCAACGTTGAAGTCGCTTCTAAGCAGTGTTATCAGGTGAGTTATGTCCCTGACAGCTGTTTGCAAACTTTATGAGAATCATCTTCAGATATCGAAGCACTGACATCGTATGCCAAGCCATCACACTAGCTCTCTCCTAATGGCTTTATCTACAATTGGCGGCATCAACGCTTCTAGCTCAAATGAAGCGAACATGGGCACCATATTCTTCTCACCAAATATTAGAAAAAGTAAGGCAGACTGCCTAACGCTGTTTGAGAGGTTATGCCTTGCTGGCACGGAATGGGGCAAAAGCGCGTTAGCTGAAATATGTTCGATCTGTGATCACAAAGTGCAAAAATGGTTACTTTAAAGCGGAAAAACACATTAAAGTAACCAATATGGAACATTATTGGCGCAGCTATTTTAGAAGGACGTGCTCAATTATTCCCCGAAATTTCTTCCGTCGCATCCTGACGCAGTTTCTGTGCATCCATTCCGTTTAGCCTTTCAATAGCTCTGTCTGCGGCACTCTGACGGTTTCCATCCACGTTTAGCGTACTTCCTGAGCCAGTGAGTCTTTCCAGATCCAGTGACGGTACTTCGGGTAGGTTGCCCGTGATCGACAAGATACCTATCCATTCATCGAGATTGACTTGGCTCCAATCTACCTGGTTTAACTGACTCGCGGTCAAACCTTCACAGTTTGGTGACTTCGCACTGCCCCAGCCAAGGCCCAATTGAGGACGTACTTGTTCTTGAATGATCCGTGAAAGCGGCGAAGTAAAGCAGCAATATGACTGCCGTTTCTCAACACAGGCACCCAAGAACTTAGACTTGCAGTAAGAGCCTACATAATGGCAACTCTTCAATACCCGCTTAGCGTTCATTTCAAACTCACTCTGCTCACATTTCCAGATAAGCTGAATGAGGATCATGGTGACTGAATAAATCATGTAGGCCGTCATAACCGTACTCAGAACCGCGCCCGCAGCGCCACCCAGCGCAAAGTTACCACCCGATACAACACCATCGGCTCCAACCGCGCCACCAACGTTACTAAACAGTGCCGATTGCGCCCCCGAACCAAAGGTAGAGCCTACCCACTCAGCCGTTTTGTTGGTCAACACCTGCATAAAGCCAGTCGCAGCTTGCTCCGCTCCCGCGCCAGCAGTCGTTGATGGCCCAGCCCCCATGAGAGAGTCCCATGCAGACACAAAAGGCTCTTTAACCGCACTCCAGGTACTCGTGATCGGTTCCCTAAGCGTATTCCACGAACCATAGATTGCAGAAGACGGATTCATGGCCATGACTGCCGTATCAAGCTTGTTAACCGCCACTATCATCGTGATGTAGTCCGATAACGACACGCCACTTGGCTTTTCACAGCAATCCACTATGCCACCAACGGCTTTTTTGCACTGGCCAGCATTACCTTTAAAGACCGTACACTCGACGTTATCTTGGCCATCAGCTCCCGTGCATGACATATCATTGGTCATAAACTGCGCAGCATTGAGCATCGCAGCGGCCTCTGCAAAGTTAGCCTGCTTGATTGACTCTGGCTCTAAACAATCAGTGCCCATACAGCGAACTGGCCCCTCACAGTTGTATTGAGTTTCCATTCGTGCATTTTGCACTTCAACGCTTTGTCCGCAGTCATACACCAAACTTTGGATATAACAGAAGCCTTCATGACCAGCCCCGCCTTCA is from Proteus columbae and encodes:
- a CDS encoding UvrD-helicase domain-containing protein, with translation MKFIQSEHWQPQGIDDLEPNAWQALRRRESISVIAGPGAGKTEFLAQKAAYLLETGLCPPNKKILAISFKTDAAKILADRVEKRCPEELGRRFVSMTFDAFSKNIVDRFRMALPPQWRPTKPYDVTFATRQQITCFLGRERQKNSHISGLLNAIARINPITFESTFVGSRRLGLASHDIGERTLYDNWLSEQVSCGDEEPSQLTFMTINRLAEYIIRTNDHVRRALRATYPYVFVDEFQDTTYGQYDFLLSAFGYSETTVTVVGDYKQRIMGWAGARGDAFHQFEADFSAQRYPLLLNHRSSPELVRIQHVIAQAIDHEVREVQTSNHSQVSGDAAWICFSRNVDHEANYLAQWIASDMRSRSLNPRDYSVLVRQRPEDYEEQLSSYLTQYGLRLRNESVKIGKTTLQDLLAEELTILFTNLLRLGLGHRNAQVWNQLSADVQLLRNTTPEDDKALRQVERRLALFISELKELMRQSLTPDNARLVFERIITFIDLNDLRKTFARYATGDLLEINLTALEEFFTNCVDTQSSWENFLEEFEGTNQIPLMTIHKSKGLEFDTTIFMGIDDNAWWSYRPGDSEGLSTFFVALSRAKQRAIFSYCQQRGQRANVADFYALLEAAGVQEYVIPPSVVS
- a CDS encoding ATP-dependent nuclease; its protein translation is MHIERIKLQNFRSFGPEVQSIAVDPDLTTLVGANGAGKTVLMQALQRMFGISNEQRTIRRQDFHIPSSEEDSPSKRTLTLEAIVAFPELDDEDGDHSVIPDFFHHMSVTDEGGKLKCRLRLDAQWEDDGSIDGYITSQFRAVTTWGEPEDADFHNVRPADRSRIQLIYVPATRCAASQVSAFLKGRLWKAINWSEQVRSSFTQKATELNESFEGENAISIVTEKLTGRWQELHSAGTDSTPKFRPVDLRFEEFVRKVEVLLHPDESGRDRSIDELSDGQSSLFHIAMTSATLDVETEILAQPESEDFLGADLPLPSLTILALEEPENNLAPYYLSRIISQISSLVHGLRAQAVLSSHSPSILARIQPKQVRHFRLATESNTTVVRQLTLPDEENEAAKYIQQAVRAYPELYFAKVVVLGEGASEEVILPAISEAMGIPIDKSFVAMVPLGGRHVNHMWRLLTDLQIPFITLLDLDWGRHGGGWGRIKNAVSKLIEYGVEPSEIFGQYLNPLGYQHNLAAFDTGSAADWTSISSWVNALRHYAVYFSSPLDIDYSMLKAFPDQYCVAPDESSNGPSNRGEPGNAVMGDEGSPEFYADDLQNLRWYRYLFLGRGKPSTHIRVLGSIPSVQLAQNAPEELRSLVQSIHAALQR